One window of the Natrinema sp. CBA1119 genome contains the following:
- a CDS encoding TrkA C-terminal domain-containing protein: protein MIDLVVAQLVPTETLVEALVRILGFALLSAGAGAGVAFTYRWYSADEIPEGVAVLVGVALVAIWLNTQTALSQAIIGNTGLLEPGTAIYTVAAFVASAIAADAGRRLGDYLARDVFMVATPRTITEVTQLVRSAGRVVTVELPEEIGDIDGYDPVDDSVKAEVAGQTFLFPRRLTVEERRERLIARLEHDFGIGHVDVDLEPDGSVGYLAIGSRPAGIGPTLAPGTVAVAFAGDPAADASPGDAVRIWARDEESTTARRVAGGELRATAADVVTVALDAEDARDLEPDREYRLATLPGSPDAERDLVSLLRAADETVTTVAVESDDPLAGLPVDALPVLVVALERESEDGDEHLPLPAGDVRLAVGDIAYVLGRPDALRRVTDRTLAETRDGDDAPDLGADSDTSGESDGHREPEPLRDREQPQER from the coding sequence GTGATAGATCTCGTCGTCGCCCAGCTGGTCCCCACCGAGACGCTCGTGGAAGCGCTCGTTCGAATCCTCGGCTTCGCCCTGCTCTCGGCCGGAGCGGGAGCCGGCGTGGCGTTCACCTACCGCTGGTACAGTGCCGACGAGATTCCCGAGGGCGTCGCGGTCCTCGTCGGCGTCGCGCTCGTCGCGATCTGGCTGAACACCCAGACCGCGCTCTCTCAGGCGATCATCGGTAACACGGGCCTGCTCGAGCCCGGAACCGCGATCTACACCGTCGCCGCGTTCGTCGCCAGCGCGATCGCCGCCGACGCCGGGCGACGGCTGGGCGACTACCTCGCGCGGGACGTGTTCATGGTCGCCACCCCGCGGACGATCACGGAGGTCACGCAGCTCGTCCGGTCGGCCGGTCGCGTCGTCACGGTCGAACTGCCCGAGGAGATCGGCGATATCGATGGCTACGACCCCGTCGACGACTCGGTGAAAGCGGAGGTGGCGGGCCAGACGTTCCTCTTTCCCCGACGGCTGACCGTCGAGGAACGGCGCGAGCGGCTGATCGCCCGCCTCGAGCACGACTTCGGGATCGGCCACGTCGACGTCGACCTCGAGCCCGACGGGTCAGTCGGCTACCTCGCCATCGGAAGTCGGCCGGCGGGGATCGGCCCGACGCTCGCGCCGGGGACCGTCGCCGTCGCGTTCGCGGGCGATCCCGCTGCCGACGCCAGTCCGGGCGATGCGGTCCGGATCTGGGCCCGCGACGAGGAGAGCACCACCGCGCGGCGCGTCGCCGGCGGGGAACTCCGAGCGACCGCCGCCGACGTCGTGACCGTCGCCCTCGACGCCGAGGACGCGCGAGACCTCGAGCCCGATCGTGAGTACCGGCTCGCGACGCTGCCGGGCAGTCCCGACGCCGAACGGGACCTCGTCTCCCTGCTCCGGGCGGCCGACGAGACGGTGACGACGGTCGCCGTCGAATCGGACGACCCGCTCGCCGGCCTGCCGGTCGACGCGCTGCCGGTGCTCGTGGTGGCCCTCGAGCGCGAGAGCGAGGATGGCGACGAGCACCTGCCACTGCCAGCGGGCGACGTTCGACTCGCGGTCGGCGATATCGCCTACGTGCTCGGCCGTCCGGACGCGCTGCGGCGAGTCACCGACCGAACGCTGGCCGAAACGCGAGACGGGGATGACGCGCCCGACCTCGGTGCGGATTCCGATACCAGTGGCGAGTCGGACGGCCATCGCGAACCGGAACCG
- a CDS encoding potassium transporter TrkA, which translates to MQSIPGNLLVEVLLGLYLGLLTGIVPAFVAGSLGFLVRYFTGVTLPGFGVVVLALSIASVQGGLLGLVEPTIAQSPRLLIAVLVVLMLALYAHNQGDKLGAELPRRLSFTRLRQRTLSADVVELVGSVGQVTVRPTGEIHDMEGYPPLSPSLREALKAGSWRLPADLPLSELEARIEERLRTDHDLADVDVAMDERGRATIVAAPPSGSLSRRVPAGQRAVSIATLVPTGIARGDEVTVRAGERSITGTVLSARSEIDDERAADAALDTSVDEVATDGGEDAESAIADPKPNAATAGGPGRVTIAVARRDVKPILEIESPRLVVRSRGTSREFEALALVKREGYAIRRFTVGATGSDDEATDFDATPSTADVTILAVRRQGSETGGRRHGWVFGPGIERRLETGDEAFVAGPDDATEAFVEAIAR; encoded by the coding sequence ATGCAATCGATTCCGGGCAATCTGCTGGTCGAAGTGCTGCTCGGCCTCTATCTCGGTCTCCTGACCGGTATCGTCCCCGCGTTCGTCGCCGGCTCGCTCGGCTTTCTCGTGCGTTATTTCACCGGTGTGACCCTGCCCGGGTTCGGTGTCGTCGTCCTCGCGCTCTCGATCGCCAGCGTGCAGGGCGGTCTGCTGGGACTCGTCGAACCGACCATCGCCCAGTCACCGCGGCTGCTGATAGCCGTGCTGGTCGTCCTCATGCTCGCGCTCTACGCGCACAACCAGGGCGATAAACTCGGCGCGGAGCTCCCGCGCCGGCTCTCCTTTACCCGCCTCCGGCAGCGGACGCTCTCCGCCGACGTCGTCGAACTCGTCGGCTCGGTCGGCCAGGTGACGGTCCGCCCCACCGGCGAGATCCACGACATGGAAGGCTACCCGCCGCTGTCGCCGTCCCTCCGAGAGGCCCTCAAAGCCGGCTCGTGGCGGCTCCCGGCCGATCTCCCCCTCTCGGAGCTCGAGGCCCGGATCGAGGAACGGCTGCGAACGGACCACGACCTCGCGGACGTCGACGTCGCCATGGACGAACGGGGCCGGGCGACGATCGTCGCGGCACCGCCGTCCGGAAGCCTCTCGCGACGGGTGCCGGCAGGCCAACGCGCCGTCTCGATCGCGACGCTCGTCCCGACGGGGATCGCTCGAGGCGACGAGGTGACCGTTCGCGCCGGCGAGCGCTCGATCACCGGCACGGTACTGAGCGCTCGGTCCGAGATCGACGATGAACGCGCCGCGGACGCCGCGCTCGATACCTCCGTCGACGAGGTGGCGACCGACGGCGGGGAGGACGCCGAGTCCGCGATAGCCGATCCGAAACCGAACGCGGCGACCGCCGGCGGCCCGGGACGGGTGACCATCGCCGTCGCTCGACGGGACGTGAAACCGATCCTCGAGATCGAGTCGCCGCGACTCGTCGTGCGGTCGCGGGGAACGAGCCGCGAGTTCGAGGCGCTCGCGCTGGTCAAACGCGAGGGGTACGCCATCCGACGGTTCACCGTCGGCGCGACTGGTTCCGACGACGAAGCGACCGATTTCGACGCGACCCCGTCGACGGCGGACGTGACGATTCTGGCGGTGCGACGACAGGGCAGCGAGACCGGCGGTCGTCGCCACGGCTGGGTGTTCGGTCCCGGCATCGAACGGCGACTCGAGACCGGCGACGAGGCGTTCGTCGCGGGACCGGACGACGCGACCGAGGCGTTCGTGGAGGCGATCGCTCGATGA
- a CDS encoding NAD-binding protein → MVDDRSPRAWLPHNWRRVFTTRAAIVLVLLVALLSVATAVFNIGTNAVGGPLEEYVPVAVQSAAAFTGALTGFMMVGSALALRRGLRTGWWASLLLLPLTAAQGLLQSSPYSFPLVVLSIVSMPILLVTRKRFDKPLALSTTQIAAGASLVGVQLYGTIGGYALREEFDGINSIVDAFYFTLITSSTVGYGDVTPNQGSTEAMLFTMSVLLLGVASFGIAIGALVGPVIQDRITKTLGKMTESQLQLLDEHILVLGYGELTEPIVDELADSGREFVVVTSDREVATPLTDRDIPVVNGDPSDEEPLQRAKIDRAAAILVATNHDAEDALTVLTARELAPNTRIVAAATDRENVKKLERAGADAVISPSQLGGHLLVRSALGSDESGLIDRILERE, encoded by the coding sequence ATGGTCGACGACCGGTCGCCTCGAGCGTGGCTCCCGCACAACTGGCGGCGAGTCTTCACGACGCGCGCAGCCATCGTGCTCGTCCTGCTCGTCGCGCTGCTCTCGGTCGCAACCGCAGTCTTCAACATCGGGACCAACGCCGTGGGCGGCCCGCTCGAGGAGTACGTTCCCGTCGCGGTCCAGAGCGCCGCCGCGTTCACCGGCGCGCTCACGGGGTTCATGATGGTCGGGAGCGCGCTCGCGCTCCGACGTGGTCTCCGAACCGGCTGGTGGGCGTCGCTGTTACTACTCCCGCTGACCGCCGCCCAGGGGTTGCTCCAGTCGAGTCCGTACTCGTTCCCGCTGGTCGTCCTCTCGATCGTTTCGATGCCGATTCTGCTGGTGACCCGCAAGCGGTTCGACAAACCGCTCGCCCTGTCGACGACGCAGATCGCGGCCGGCGCATCGCTCGTCGGCGTCCAGCTGTACGGCACCATCGGCGGCTACGCGCTCCGGGAGGAGTTCGACGGCATCAACAGCATCGTCGACGCCTTCTACTTCACGCTGATCACCTCGAGTACGGTCGGGTACGGAGACGTAACGCCGAACCAGGGCTCGACCGAGGCGATGCTGTTTACCATGTCGGTGCTCCTCCTGGGAGTCGCCAGCTTCGGTATCGCCATCGGGGCGCTCGTCGGTCCCGTCATCCAGGATCGCATCACCAAGACACTCGGAAAAATGACCGAATCACAGCTCCAACTGCTCGACGAGCACATCCTCGTGCTCGGCTACGGCGAACTGACGGAACCGATCGTCGACGAACTCGCGGACAGCGGCCGGGAGTTCGTCGTCGTCACCAGCGACCGGGAGGTCGCGACGCCGCTCACTGACCGAGACATTCCGGTGGTCAACGGCGACCCCAGCGACGAGGAACCGCTCCAGCGTGCGAAGATCGACCGCGCAGCCGCGATCCTCGTCGCCACGAACCACGACGCCGAGGACGCGCTGACCGTCCTCACCGCCCGCGAACTCGCCCCGAACACCCGCATCGTCGCCGCCGCGACCGACCGCGAGAACGTCAAGAAACTCGAGCGCGCCGGCGCGGACGCGGTGATCAGTCCCTCGCAACTCGGCGGCCACCTGCTCGTTCGATCGGCGCTGGGAAGCGACGAGAGCGGGTTGATCGATCGGATCCTCGAGCGGGAGTGA
- a CDS encoding HPP family protein: MLEGVRARLHALASRLRRLERRELDSFVRWLEHTGNLLHLSVLVFVPLLIAAVTWLTNMTAEISFLLFPPLASGTYTLFADPEGKYATPWKFVGGMTVGALCGWLALELTAAAGLTGGGVSAVGAALAIFFTGLCTWGLDLEEPTAFSTALLVLVTGNAQFAYVLGIVVTSSFVASAFVLWRSHFYEQRAQYLYGTTGGDDHVLVPMADGGETVARFAASIAGAHDAGKVVLFDVVDEDDAEQHDDPAGTEAAADDGSEELAPAERAASDAGQRLESFADELADAYDVPCEVVVAAGGGQSAGLTLQTARQQNCDLIVAPYAERESGGLSSFLTGLFDSEIDVIAFRSNGSPRRRWETSLVAVRGAGDTARAMLDFAIRVTGSGRPISVCTCIDRESRRRAAEGTLADLVDAFSGRFETHVANASVESYLSRVAPRYDVCFVGSSTDRSAASRFVSPPTFRKLSDLEADVAIVHRGRHR; encoded by the coding sequence ATGCTCGAGGGGGTGCGAGCGCGACTGCACGCGCTCGCGAGTCGACTGCGACGGCTGGAGCGACGCGAACTCGATTCCTTCGTCCGGTGGCTCGAGCACACCGGGAACCTCCTCCATCTCTCGGTCCTGGTGTTCGTCCCGCTGTTGATCGCGGCGGTGACGTGGCTGACAAACATGACGGCGGAGATCTCGTTCCTGCTGTTTCCGCCGCTGGCGTCGGGCACGTACACGCTCTTCGCCGATCCGGAGGGGAAGTACGCCACGCCGTGGAAGTTCGTCGGTGGCATGACCGTCGGCGCGCTCTGTGGCTGGCTCGCGCTCGAACTCACGGCCGCGGCCGGACTGACCGGCGGCGGTGTCAGCGCGGTCGGGGCCGCCCTCGCTATCTTCTTTACCGGGCTCTGTACGTGGGGGCTTGACCTCGAGGAACCGACGGCGTTTTCGACCGCCTTGCTCGTGCTCGTGACCGGAAATGCGCAGTTCGCCTACGTGTTGGGCATCGTCGTCACGAGCTCGTTCGTCGCGAGCGCGTTCGTCCTCTGGCGGAGTCACTTCTACGAGCAGCGCGCGCAGTACCTCTACGGGACGACTGGCGGCGACGATCACGTCCTCGTTCCGATGGCTGACGGCGGCGAGACGGTCGCCCGCTTCGCCGCGTCGATCGCCGGCGCACACGACGCCGGGAAGGTGGTCCTCTTCGACGTGGTCGACGAGGACGACGCCGAGCAGCACGACGATCCCGCCGGTACCGAGGCCGCCGCGGACGACGGGAGCGAGGAACTGGCCCCGGCCGAACGCGCGGCCAGCGACGCCGGGCAGCGCCTCGAGTCGTTCGCGGACGAACTCGCGGACGCGTACGACGTCCCCTGCGAGGTCGTCGTCGCGGCCGGCGGCGGGCAGTCCGCCGGGCTTACCCTGCAGACCGCCCGCCAGCAGAATTGCGATCTCATCGTCGCACCGTACGCCGAACGCGAGAGTGGGGGCCTCTCATCGTTTCTCACGGGCCTGTTCGACAGCGAGATCGACGTGATCGCGTTCCGCTCGAACGGGAGCCCGCGACGGCGGTGGGAGACCAGTTTGGTCGCGGTCCGCGGTGCCGGTGACACCGCTCGAGCGATGCTGGACTTCGCGATCCGGGTGACCGGGTCCGGCCGACCGATCAGCGTCTGCACCTGTATCGACCGCGAGTCGCGCCGCCGCGCGGCCGAGGGGACGCTCGCGGACCTCGTCGACGCGTTCTCGGGCCGCTTCGAGACCCACGTCGCCAACGCGTCGGTCGAGTCCTACCTGTCTCGGGTCGCGCCCCGGTACGACGTCTGTTTCGTCGGCTCGAGTACCGACCGGTCGGCCGCCTCGCGGTTCGTCTCGCCGCCGACGTTTCGGAAGCTCAGTGATCTCGAGGCGGACGTGGCGATCGTCCACCGCGGACGCCACCGCTAG